One region of Catenuloplanes indicus genomic DNA includes:
- a CDS encoding response regulator has product MGSKNLTAAGGVPTSETWRWTLGRLLTVGCLLTIGPLLLVTTVSYARITTLLADRERMDHSYHILATLSELRHELQDAERGQRGYIITGEPDYLRPYQEAIGKIDATLSDLQSLYATSTQQADTLRSLRQSIDDKRVELARTIALRQESGFAAAQSIVATGQGAKVMERIEARLTAMSQQEQRLLTAGESATRRQARQTTLFISYGTAVAALVAAVGAVWASRKITRPIREVTVVARQITAGDLSRRAPVRGPAEVAEMAAAVNASTAAVVRARDDAVAAEAATAAFLATMSHEIRTPMNAVIGMTGLLLDTELTRQQRDFVDTVRDSGEALLVIINDILDFSKIEAGQLELEDAAFSLPDCIDGALALVAVPAAAKGLELVSHIDRSCPTVVCGDVTRLRQIVANLLSNAVKFTSDGEIVVSVTAEPAGTGEAIHLRVDVRDTGIGIPADRLERLFRPFTQADTSTTREYGGTGLGLAISRRLAHAMGGTLTVTSTEAAGSTFSLTVLVRPHPETTDTAQTNGPLYGQEVLIVEDNASAREALDAQLTAWGLRCTAVATPSAAFDAIDSRDDLRVVLIDHTLPGINGVDLAAILRERHPAEDLPLVLLTSVNIQPSSDERQRFNAVLTKPTRSSTLHTTLMRLLSPATDVPADTTDEPSTNPRSPLRILLAEDNQVNQRVAKLMLAKLGHRVDTVADGAEAVHAVHRAPYDVVLMDMRMPVLDGLAATRIIRAELPADRQPHIIAMTANALAEDRAQCLAAGMDGYLAKPVRAAELSAALAPLLRDAPPPPDTDVRNSADDPQHAHTSTDAGIRERLRDITGPNPPAEERALMARLLTTFPAKTRAGMDKVEAALASGDTAAVRDVAHGLKGSALNVGLRDLAKLFAAIEDHRNDSSESEVHELLDACQETLADAVPVLEQIAGDYLP; this is encoded by the coding sequence GTGGGATCGAAGAACCTGACTGCAGCAGGCGGCGTGCCGACCTCGGAGACCTGGAGGTGGACGTTAGGTCGCCTGCTGACCGTCGGGTGTCTGCTGACCATCGGGCCGCTGCTGCTGGTCACCACCGTCTCCTACGCGCGCATCACCACCCTGCTCGCAGATCGTGAGCGCATGGACCACAGCTATCACATCCTCGCGACGCTCAGCGAGTTACGGCACGAGCTGCAGGACGCCGAGCGCGGGCAACGCGGATACATCATCACCGGCGAACCCGACTATCTGCGGCCTTATCAGGAGGCGATCGGTAAGATCGACGCCACTTTGAGCGACCTGCAGTCACTGTATGCCACCAGTACCCAGCAGGCGGATACCCTGCGATCCCTACGTCAGTCCATCGACGACAAGCGGGTGGAACTGGCCCGTACCATTGCCCTGCGGCAGGAGTCGGGCTTCGCCGCAGCACAGAGCATCGTGGCCACCGGTCAAGGCGCGAAGGTCATGGAACGCATCGAGGCGCGGTTGACGGCAATGAGCCAGCAGGAGCAGCGTCTGCTGACCGCGGGCGAGAGCGCCACCCGACGGCAGGCCCGGCAGACGACACTTTTCATCAGCTACGGCACGGCCGTCGCCGCCCTGGTCGCCGCCGTCGGCGCGGTGTGGGCAAGCCGCAAGATCACCCGGCCGATCCGGGAGGTCACCGTCGTGGCACGTCAGATCACCGCGGGCGACCTGAGCCGCCGGGCACCGGTCCGTGGGCCGGCTGAGGTCGCCGAGATGGCCGCCGCGGTGAACGCCTCGACCGCAGCGGTCGTCAGAGCGCGCGACGACGCCGTCGCCGCCGAGGCGGCCACAGCGGCCTTCCTCGCCACCATGAGCCATGAGATCCGCACACCCATGAACGCCGTGATCGGCATGACCGGGCTGCTGCTGGACACCGAGCTGACCCGCCAGCAACGCGACTTCGTCGACACCGTCCGCGACAGCGGCGAGGCTCTGCTGGTCATCATCAACGACATCCTGGACTTCTCCAAGATCGAGGCCGGTCAGCTCGAGCTGGAGGACGCCGCCTTCTCCCTGCCTGACTGCATCGACGGCGCGCTCGCACTCGTCGCGGTACCGGCAGCCGCCAAGGGTCTCGAACTCGTCAGCCACATCGACCGATCATGTCCCACCGTCGTCTGCGGCGACGTGACCCGGCTGCGTCAGATCGTCGCTAACCTGCTCTCCAACGCGGTGAAATTCACCAGCGACGGAGAGATCGTCGTATCGGTCACCGCCGAACCCGCCGGCACCGGCGAAGCGATCCATCTGCGCGTCGACGTCCGCGACACCGGCATCGGTATCCCCGCGGACCGCCTGGAACGGCTGTTCCGGCCTTTCACCCAGGCCGACACCTCGACCACCAGGGAATATGGCGGCACCGGTCTCGGCCTGGCCATCAGCCGCCGCCTCGCCCACGCGATGGGCGGCACGCTCACGGTCACCAGCACCGAAGCCGCCGGCTCGACCTTCTCCCTCACCGTCCTGGTGCGCCCCCACCCGGAAACAACTGACACCGCGCAAACCAACGGTCCGTTGTACGGGCAGGAGGTGCTCATCGTCGAGGACAACGCCAGCGCACGCGAGGCACTGGACGCCCAGCTGACTGCGTGGGGACTCCGATGCACAGCTGTCGCGACCCCGTCTGCCGCGTTCGACGCAATCGACAGCAGAGACGACCTGCGCGTCGTGCTCATCGATCACACCCTTCCCGGCATCAACGGCGTGGACCTGGCCGCGATCCTCCGTGAACGTCATCCGGCGGAGGACCTGCCGCTCGTGCTGCTCACCAGCGTCAACATCCAGCCCAGCTCGGACGAACGCCAACGCTTCAACGCCGTCCTGACGAAACCCACTCGTTCCTCGACGCTGCACACCACGCTGATGCGCCTCCTCAGCCCGGCCACGGACGTACCGGCCGACACCACCGACGAGCCGAGCACGAACCCCCGATCGCCGCTGAGAATCCTCTTGGCCGAGGACAACCAGGTCAACCAACGAGTCGCCAAGCTCATGCTCGCCAAACTCGGGCACCGCGTGGACACCGTCGCCGACGGCGCCGAAGCGGTGCACGCCGTACACCGGGCCCCCTACGACGTCGTCCTCATGGACATGCGCATGCCCGTCCTCGACGGCCTCGCCGCCACCCGCATCATCCGGGCCGAACTACCCGCCGACCGGCAACCGCACATCATCGCCATGACCGCCAACGCGCTCGCCGAAGACCGCGCCCAATGCCTTGCCGCCGGCATGGACGGCTATCTCGCCAAACCCGTCCGCGCGGCGGAACTCAGCGCCGCGCTCGCTCCCCTGCTCCGGGATGCGCCCCCGCCACCGGACACGGACGTGCGCAACAGCGCCGACGACCCACAGCACGCTCATACCAGTACGGACGCCGGCATTCGCGAACGCCTCCGCGACATCACCGGACCCAACCCACCGGCCGAAGAACGCGCACTGATGGCTCGCCTCCTGACAACGTTCCCCGCCAAGACACGTGCGGGAATGGACAAGGTGGAAGCGGCACTGGCCAGCGGTGATACCGCCGCGGTACGCGACGTCGCCCACGGCCTCAAGGGCTCGGCGCTCAATGTAGGGCTGAGGGACCTCGCGAAGCTGTTCGCCGCGATCGAGGACCATAGGAACGACAGTAGCGAGTCCGAGGTACACGAGCTCCTCGACGCATGCCAGGAGACGCTGGCCGACGCGGTTCCGGTCCTGGAGCAAATCGCCGGCGACTACTTGCCGTAG
- a CDS encoding sensor histidine kinase: MPSDLHSDALEPPATHRSAPTAVFCDRAKVGDPQHLLAAAVEAYVAIDAAGRVVGWNPAAESTFGYSRAQACGRTLDELIVSQRYATAFQQTLARLAAGGQPVAGRRLQRVVRHADGHEFPIEVSLAVTTGPAGPILHIFARDITIVQRAARFGAVEQAVARGLAEAGSSKAAAARVVEALGVTMGWPVAELWLADEARQLLYCAARHSGPRQVLGRFALDELELGVALPGRVHQTNRPWWIPDLAADTVSPRSRAAAQAGLHVAVGVPIASGSHRLGALCVYGDRAEDPEDTLVSLLTGLAAQIGQYWERRRAEELTVELARTKDEFIALVTHELRNPLSVITAALGEFDDLDTLSPDELKTTLNVIARSAGRLTVMSQDLLDLARLEAGHISITPTATDLREVITACHEALARQAEHKGLAITVDVPTALPMHADADRLRQVADNLLTNAIKYTPNGGTITITATADAVPDASGQQWITWSVADTGIGIPPDERPRLFRRFYRASTALERRIPGTGLGLIITRTIIDRHHGTITLGEHTGPGTTFTIHLPTKSPTE, from the coding sequence ATGCCCTCCGACCTGCATTCCGACGCTTTGGAGCCACCCGCGACGCACCGGTCGGCGCCGACGGCAGTGTTCTGCGACCGGGCGAAAGTGGGTGACCCGCAACACCTGCTGGCCGCCGCGGTCGAGGCCTATGTGGCGATCGATGCGGCAGGTCGGGTGGTCGGCTGGAACCCGGCGGCCGAGTCGACCTTCGGTTACTCGCGGGCCCAGGCGTGCGGGCGCACGCTGGACGAGCTGATCGTGTCGCAGCGGTACGCGACGGCCTTCCAGCAGACCCTGGCCAGGTTGGCCGCCGGCGGCCAACCTGTTGCCGGACGCCGGCTGCAACGAGTGGTCCGGCATGCCGACGGTCACGAGTTCCCCATCGAGGTGAGCCTGGCCGTCACCACCGGGCCCGCAGGGCCAATTCTTCACATCTTCGCCCGGGACATAACGATCGTTCAGCGAGCAGCCCGGTTCGGTGCGGTTGAGCAGGCAGTGGCCCGTGGTCTCGCCGAGGCCGGCTCCTCGAAAGCCGCCGCCGCCCGGGTCGTCGAAGCGCTCGGAGTGACGATGGGATGGCCGGTCGCGGAGCTGTGGCTCGCCGACGAGGCCCGACAGTTGCTGTACTGCGCGGCCCGGCACAGCGGCCCGAGACAAGTGCTCGGCCGTTTCGCCCTTGATGAGTTGGAACTCGGTGTCGCACTCCCCGGCCGCGTGCATCAGACCAACCGGCCATGGTGGATCCCCGACTTGGCCGCCGACACAGTCTCCCCACGGTCACGAGCTGCGGCACAGGCCGGCCTGCACGTAGCTGTCGGCGTGCCGATCGCCAGTGGGAGCCATCGGCTGGGCGCGTTGTGCGTCTACGGAGACCGGGCCGAAGACCCCGAGGACACACTGGTCAGCCTCCTCACCGGCCTGGCCGCGCAAATCGGCCAGTACTGGGAACGGCGCCGCGCCGAGGAACTCACCGTCGAACTCGCCCGCACTAAGGACGAATTCATCGCACTGGTAACGCATGAACTACGCAACCCGCTGTCGGTCATCACCGCTGCTCTGGGCGAGTTCGATGACCTGGACACCCTCAGCCCCGACGAACTCAAGACGACCCTCAACGTCATCGCCCGCAGCGCCGGACGACTCACCGTCATGTCGCAGGACCTACTCGACCTGGCCCGCCTCGAAGCAGGCCACATCAGCATCACCCCCACCGCCACCGACCTTCGCGAGGTCATCACCGCCTGCCACGAGGCCCTCGCCCGGCAAGCCGAACACAAAGGCCTCGCTATCACCGTCGATGTCCCTACCGCGCTGCCAATGCACGCCGACGCCGACCGGCTCCGACAAGTCGCCGATAACCTGCTCACCAACGCCATCAAGTACACCCCAAACGGCGGCACCATCACCATCACCGCCACCGCCGACGCGGTCCCCGACGCGAGCGGTCAGCAATGGATCACCTGGTCAGTAGCCGACACCGGCATCGGGATCCCACCCGACGAACGCCCCCGGCTGTTCCGCCGCTTCTACCGCGCATCCACCGCCCTCGAGCGGCGAATACCCGGCACCGGCCTCGGACTGATCATCACCCGCACCATCATCGACCGCCACCACGGCACCATCACCCTAGGCGAACACACAGGCCCGGGCACCACCTTCACCATTCACCTACCCACCAAATCACCAACCGAATGA
- a CDS encoding IS3 family transposase, whose translation MNVYPFIAAEQAGKHNVKRACELLKVSRSAYYQHARGEQSTRDRVDERLTAQIRVVHAASNGTYGAPRIHAELAAAGLRHGRKRIARRMRAAGVRGKSPRRWKTTTVPDPHAGDRPDLVDRDFTVNAGAVDTRWCGDITYINTWEGWLYLATVIDLASRRVVGWAVADHLRTDLVNAALSDALARRRPADGLVFHSDRGCQYTSAQHARLAKRHGVRLSVGRRGQCWDNAVAESFFSTIKTELIHRQAWPTRKAAQQAIFEYIEGWYNTRRRHSSLGYLSPATYEGGTVISLLPALKVA comes from the coding sequence GTGAACGTGTATCCGTTCATCGCGGCGGAGCAGGCCGGTAAGCACAACGTCAAGCGTGCGTGCGAGCTGTTGAAGGTCTCCCGGTCCGCCTACTACCAGCACGCCCGCGGCGAGCAGTCCACCCGGGACCGGGTCGACGAACGGTTGACCGCGCAGATCCGCGTCGTGCACGCCGCATCGAATGGCACCTACGGGGCGCCGCGTATCCACGCTGAACTGGCCGCGGCCGGGCTGCGGCACGGCCGTAAACGCATCGCCCGGCGGATGCGCGCCGCCGGTGTGCGCGGCAAGAGTCCACGCCGCTGGAAGACCACCACCGTCCCGGACCCGCACGCCGGCGACCGGCCGGACCTGGTCGACCGCGACTTCACCGTCAACGCCGGCGCGGTCGATACCCGCTGGTGCGGCGACATCACCTACATCAACACCTGGGAAGGCTGGCTCTACCTGGCCACCGTCATCGACCTGGCCTCACGTCGCGTCGTCGGCTGGGCGGTCGCCGACCATCTCAGAACCGACCTCGTCAACGCCGCCCTATCCGACGCCCTTGCCCGGCGCCGGCCCGCCGACGGTCTCGTCTTCCATTCCGATCGCGGTTGTCAATACACCAGCGCCCAGCACGCCCGCCTCGCGAAGCGGCACGGCGTGCGGCTGAGCGTGGGCCGGCGCGGGCAGTGCTGGGACAACGCGGTCGCCGAATCGTTCTTCTCCACGATCAAGACCGAACTCATCCACCGCCAGGCATGGCCCACCCGCAAAGCCGCTCAACAGGCCATATTCGAGTACATCGAGGGCTGGTACAACACCCGGCGCCGGCACTCCAGCCTCGGCTACCTGAGCCCGGCCACCTACGAGGGCGGCACCGTCATCAGCCTGCTGCCAGCCCTCAAGGTAGCTTGA
- a CDS encoding transposase, translated as MGKKRSRPRRAFTPEFKAEIVELCQRGDRTVGQVARDFDLTETAVRAWVKQAELDAGARADGLTSDERSELARLRAENRRLQQDVDILKRATAFFARETR; from the coding sequence GTGGGGAAGAAGCGATCGAGGCCGCGGCGGGCGTTCACGCCGGAGTTCAAGGCTGAGATCGTGGAGTTGTGTCAGCGTGGTGACCGCACGGTCGGGCAGGTTGCGAGGGATTTCGACCTGACCGAGACGGCGGTGCGGGCGTGGGTCAAACAGGCCGAGCTCGACGCCGGCGCCCGCGCGGACGGGCTGACCAGTGATGAGCGGTCCGAGCTGGCCCGGCTGCGGGCGGAGAACCGCCGGTTGCAGCAGGACGTCGACATTCTTAAGCGGGCCACGGCTTTCTTCGCGAGGGAGACCCGGTGA
- the istB gene encoding IS21-like element helper ATPase IstB, with product MTILRPALADSLRALKLSGMLETLDARLAQAQGGDLGYLEFLQILCDDEITRREQVAMSRRLRRARFDTETTLEGFDFSANSKLPAAQIRDLAALRWLQAGESIILYGAVGVGKTHVAQAMGHLAIRAGAEVRFHKTSRILADLAGGHADRTFDKRLAAHVKADLLILDDFAMREFTPGQADDLYELISQRIAEGRSNAITANRAPQDWYPLFPNPVVAESLLDRLINNSHQVFMNGPSYRPNKRPNAPAPAPGK from the coding sequence ATGACGATCCTGCGCCCCGCCCTGGCCGACAGCCTCCGGGCCCTGAAACTGTCCGGGATGCTCGAGACCCTCGACGCCCGCCTCGCCCAAGCCCAAGGCGGCGACCTCGGCTATCTGGAGTTCTTGCAGATCCTCTGCGACGACGAGATCACCCGCCGCGAACAAGTCGCCATGAGCCGCCGGCTGCGCCGCGCCCGCTTCGACACCGAAACCACCCTCGAAGGCTTCGATTTCTCCGCGAACTCGAAACTGCCCGCCGCGCAGATCCGTGACCTCGCTGCGCTGCGCTGGCTGCAAGCGGGAGAATCGATCATCCTCTACGGCGCCGTCGGCGTCGGGAAAACTCACGTCGCGCAGGCCATGGGACACCTGGCCATCCGCGCCGGCGCCGAGGTTCGTTTCCACAAGACCAGCCGCATCCTGGCCGATCTGGCCGGCGGCCACGCCGACCGCACCTTCGACAAACGCCTGGCCGCCCACGTCAAAGCCGACCTGCTCATCCTCGACGACTTCGCGATGCGCGAGTTCACCCCCGGCCAAGCCGACGACCTCTACGAACTGATCTCCCAGCGCATCGCCGAAGGCCGCTCCAACGCGATCACCGCGAACCGGGCGCCCCAGGACTGGTATCCGCTGTTCCCGAACCCCGTCGTCGCCGAGTCACTGCTGGACCGGTTGATCAACAACAGCCACCAGGTCTTCATGAACGGCCCGTCCTACCGGCCGAACAAACGACCTAATGCCCCAGCCCCAGCCCCAGGCAAATGA
- a CDS encoding IS3 family transposase yields the protein MRFIDEHRDCFAVALLLRVLNIAESTYYQWVRQAKQPCDRDLVDLGLLSNIYEIWEASGFTYGADRIHRQLRRDGIRVGRKRVERLMAGQGWHGAFLRRGWRGGSTKQNPAHTPAPDLVNRQFTATGPNRLWVADATRIPCGEGVFWLAAVRDVFSRRIVGWKTSDRCDTDLILAALEYGIWSRDVRDGQLIHHSDRGSNYTSFRFSQRLQDNGIRPSMGSVGDSFDNALMENFWSTLKIELVYRTSWRTRDEAENAIFEYIDTWYNTRRIQKELGYLSPDEYESAWHAHTEPDNLTPAPTGSR from the coding sequence ATGAGGTTCATCGACGAACACCGTGACTGCTTCGCGGTCGCGCTCCTGCTACGGGTTCTCAACATCGCCGAGTCGACCTACTACCAGTGGGTCAGGCAGGCCAAACAGCCCTGTGACCGGGACCTGGTCGACCTCGGGCTGCTCTCCAACATCTATGAGATCTGGGAAGCGTCCGGCTTCACCTACGGCGCCGACCGCATTCATCGGCAGCTGCGTCGTGACGGCATCCGGGTCGGCCGCAAGCGTGTCGAGCGACTGATGGCCGGCCAGGGCTGGCACGGGGCGTTCCTGCGCCGCGGCTGGCGCGGCGGCTCAACGAAGCAGAATCCCGCGCACACGCCGGCGCCGGATCTGGTCAACCGCCAGTTCACCGCGACCGGCCCGAACCGTCTGTGGGTCGCTGATGCCACCCGGATCCCGTGCGGCGAGGGCGTGTTCTGGCTGGCCGCCGTCCGCGACGTGTTCTCCCGCCGCATCGTCGGGTGGAAGACCTCCGACCGGTGCGATACCGATCTGATCCTGGCCGCCCTCGAGTACGGCATCTGGTCGCGTGACGTCCGCGACGGCCAGCTCATACATCACAGCGACAGAGGATCGAACTACACGAGTTTCCGCTTCTCACAGCGCTTGCAGGACAACGGAATCCGGCCGTCGATGGGGTCGGTCGGTGACTCGTTCGACAACGCGCTGATGGAGAACTTCTGGTCGACGCTGAAGATCGAACTGGTCTACCGAACGTCGTGGCGGACCCGCGATGAGGCCGAGAACGCGATCTTCGAGTATATCGACACCTGGTACAACACCCGCCGCATCCAGAAGGAACTCGGCTACCTCAGCCCGGACGAATACGAGTCCGCCTGGCACGCCCACACCGAGCCAGATAACCTCACCCCTGCCCCGACCGGAAGCAGGTAA
- a CDS encoding transposase: MAAPKKYPDELRARAVRLYRESEPKPTIRRLAEQLNVHHEALRNWIRQAAGERHDRPTTEMAEESRRLREEVAELRRVNEILRAASSYFASELGPARRRS; this comes from the coding sequence GTGGCCGCACCGAAGAAGTACCCCGATGAGCTGAGGGCGCGTGCTGTGCGTTTGTATCGCGAGTCGGAGCCGAAGCCGACGATCCGGCGGCTGGCCGAGCAACTGAACGTGCATCACGAGGCTTTGCGGAACTGGATCCGGCAGGCCGCGGGCGAACGTCATGACCGGCCGACCACGGAGATGGCGGAGGAGAGCCGCCGGCTGCGGGAAGAGGTCGCTGAGCTGCGCCGGGTGAATGAGATCCTGCGTGCCGCGTCCAGTTATTTCGCATCGGAGCTCGGCCCGGCCCGGCGACGGTCATGA